Proteins from one Planctomyces sp. SH-PL62 genomic window:
- a CDS encoding AI-2E family transporter → MDRAAKYATSSQVILAVLGVIGALYLLKTILAPIAFALVLACMFSPLASFFRRRLSYGPFGVLALFLLLVLGALYLASLTAESLIHAANTLPTDIERLAGQVSGRITDLIRDQPSLRVILPEPGTIDRLGDTNRALLIEKLSLGLTDFTTWVVQGFIILVLVIFLLIESEMLTSKVLRFFARTPESSRSARSILEQVTRKVRAYLIARTLINLGVGLVVAFGLWVLGVNFALPLGLFAAVTNYIPYIGQLAGGALPALIALGQTGSLGDSLIVAAMYLAVLGVEGYVVTPLVMGKSLDLNGTTVLIACLFWGYIWGLSGLILAMPITATLKIVCQTVPELNRWAELMSVDWQSPSGSAAASPDELPATQTRSAPSPRADEKTEGVSSSLN, encoded by the coding sequence TTGGATCGAGCGGCGAAGTATGCGACCTCATCCCAGGTGATTCTGGCCGTCCTCGGCGTCATCGGCGCGCTCTACCTGCTCAAGACGATCCTGGCGCCGATCGCTTTCGCGCTGGTTTTGGCCTGCATGTTCTCGCCGCTCGCCTCCTTTTTTCGACGGCGCCTTTCCTATGGGCCGTTCGGAGTGCTGGCGCTCTTCCTGCTGCTGGTTCTGGGCGCATTGTATCTCGCCAGCTTGACGGCCGAGAGTTTGATTCATGCGGCGAACACCCTGCCCACCGACATCGAGCGGCTTGCCGGACAGGTCAGCGGTCGGATCACCGACCTGATCCGGGACCAACCGTCCCTCCGAGTCATTCTGCCCGAACCGGGCACGATCGACAGGCTGGGGGACACGAACCGGGCCCTTCTGATCGAGAAATTGAGTCTCGGCCTGACGGACTTCACCACCTGGGTCGTCCAGGGGTTCATCATCCTGGTCCTGGTCATTTTCCTTCTGATTGAGAGCGAGATGCTCACGTCGAAGGTGCTCCGGTTCTTCGCCAGGACGCCCGAGTCGTCGCGTAGCGCGCGGTCCATCCTGGAGCAAGTGACGCGAAAGGTCCGAGCCTATCTCATCGCCCGGACGCTCATCAATCTGGGGGTGGGGCTGGTCGTCGCGTTCGGTCTCTGGGTCCTCGGCGTAAATTTCGCCCTGCCGCTCGGTCTCTTCGCGGCGGTGACGAATTACATCCCCTATATCGGTCAGCTCGCCGGCGGCGCGTTGCCTGCGTTGATCGCACTTGGACAGACCGGATCCCTCGGGGACTCACTGATCGTGGCGGCCATGTATCTGGCGGTGCTGGGGGTCGAAGGCTATGTCGTGACCCCCCTGGTGATGGGCAAGTCGCTGGATCTGAACGGGACGACGGTCCTGATCGCGTGTCTTTTCTGGGGATACATCTGGGGGCTCTCGGGCTTGATCCTCGCCATGCCCATCACAGCCACCCTCAAGATCGTCTGCCAGACCGTCCCAGAGTTGAACCGCTGGGCCGAGTTGATGAGCGTCGATTGGCAGTCGCCGTCCGGCTCGGCGGCTGCTTCACCCGATGAGTTGCCGGCTACGCAGACTAGGTCCGCACCTTCACCGAGGGCCGACGAGAAAACCGAGGGCGTATCCTCTTCCCTGAATTGA
- a CDS encoding acetyl/propionyl/methylcrotonyl-CoA carboxylase subunit alpha, whose amino-acid sequence MFQKILIANRGEIACRILRTARAMGILTVAVYSEADKNALHVELADESVLIGPPPPRQSYLDIDRIVAACRSTGAEAVHPGYGFLSENEAFVRRLEGEGIVFIGPGSDAIAAMGDKIASKRIARQAGVNVIPGSDEEVATGRRAVEIAREIGYPVMLKASAGGGGKGLRIARDEASVVAGFEACRAEAAGAFGDDRIFIEKYIEHPRHIEIQILADSFGDTIHLGERECSLQRRHQKVVEEAPSPFLDEATRRVMGEQAVALAKAVGYRSAGTVEFVVGKDRGFYFLEMNTRLQVEHPVTEMTTGLDLVEQMIRIAAGERLGQSQDQVRRDGWAIECRINAEDPFRNFLPSIGRLVRCQPPDVEAGVIRVDTGVVEGDEISIHYDSMIAKVVTHGWSRREALGRMHHALDAFVIRGVASNLAFQSALTRRPEFLSGDFDTGLIADAYPEGFHPSSLAHEDPLLLAAVAAYARRRYIKRATSTSGQLPGHSRRVDIDWVVIMTDGPCKLAVSLEDQGCEILYEGKVHHLRTNWKLGDLLLKGTWDGNPVCVQIERVGLSYRITHQGTQVDAMVMTARAAELLSVMPQKTPPDLSRLLLSPMPGLLVEVAATPGRAVRAGETLAVVEAMKMQNVLKADHDAVVAEVFASPGDNLAVDQPILRFE is encoded by the coding sequence ATGTTCCAGAAGATCCTGATCGCCAACCGGGGTGAGATCGCTTGTCGGATTCTGCGTACGGCGCGCGCCATGGGGATCCTTACAGTCGCGGTCTACTCCGAGGCTGACAAGAACGCCCTGCACGTGGAACTGGCGGACGAGTCAGTCCTGATCGGACCACCGCCACCTCGGCAATCCTACCTCGATATCGACCGGATCGTCGCCGCCTGCCGATCGACGGGTGCCGAGGCGGTCCACCCGGGCTATGGCTTCCTCTCTGAAAATGAGGCGTTCGTCCGTCGACTGGAAGGCGAAGGGATCGTCTTCATCGGCCCGGGCTCCGACGCCATCGCCGCGATGGGCGACAAGATCGCCTCCAAGCGTATCGCCCGTCAGGCCGGCGTGAACGTCATCCCCGGCTCCGACGAAGAGGTCGCCACGGGGCGACGAGCCGTCGAGATCGCTCGGGAGATCGGCTACCCGGTCATGCTCAAGGCGTCGGCCGGCGGCGGCGGAAAAGGCCTCCGTATCGCTCGAGACGAGGCGTCGGTCGTCGCGGGGTTCGAAGCCTGCCGCGCCGAGGCTGCCGGAGCGTTCGGCGATGACCGGATTTTCATCGAAAAGTATATCGAACACCCCCGACACATCGAGATCCAGATCCTGGCCGACTCGTTCGGCGACACGATTCACCTCGGGGAGCGCGAATGTTCGCTCCAACGGCGACACCAGAAAGTCGTCGAGGAGGCTCCGTCGCCTTTTCTCGATGAGGCCACGCGGCGTGTAATGGGTGAACAGGCCGTCGCCCTGGCGAAAGCGGTCGGCTATCGATCGGCCGGTACGGTCGAGTTCGTCGTCGGCAAGGATCGCGGCTTCTATTTCCTGGAGATGAACACGAGGCTCCAGGTCGAACATCCCGTCACCGAGATGACCACCGGGCTCGATCTCGTCGAACAAATGATCCGGATCGCCGCCGGCGAGAGGCTTGGTCAGAGTCAGGATCAAGTTCGACGCGACGGTTGGGCGATCGAATGCCGCATCAACGCCGAGGACCCGTTCCGCAACTTCCTACCTTCGATCGGCCGCCTCGTCCGCTGCCAGCCGCCTGATGTCGAGGCCGGGGTCATCCGCGTCGACACGGGAGTCGTCGAAGGAGACGAGATCTCGATCCATTACGACTCGATGATCGCCAAGGTGGTCACCCACGGCTGGTCACGGCGGGAAGCCCTGGGTCGCATGCATCACGCCCTCGACGCGTTCGTGATCCGGGGAGTGGCATCGAATCTGGCCTTCCAGTCGGCGTTGACCCGGCGCCCTGAATTTCTCTCCGGCGATTTCGACACCGGGCTGATCGCCGACGCCTATCCGGAGGGATTCCATCCTTCAAGTCTGGCCCACGAGGATCCGCTTCTCCTCGCCGCCGTGGCGGCCTACGCCCGCCGTCGCTACATCAAACGGGCGACGAGCACCAGCGGTCAGCTTCCAGGTCACTCCCGGCGAGTCGACATCGACTGGGTCGTCATCATGACAGACGGCCCTTGCAAGCTGGCGGTCTCCCTGGAAGACCAGGGCTGCGAGATCCTCTACGAGGGCAAGGTCCACCATCTCCGGACGAACTGGAAGCTCGGAGATCTGCTTCTGAAGGGCACCTGGGATGGGAACCCGGTCTGCGTCCAGATCGAGCGGGTGGGGCTGAGTTATCGAATCACGCATCAAGGCACGCAGGTGGACGCCATGGTCATGACGGCGAGGGCCGCCGAACTCCTTTCCGTCATGCCCCAGAAGACTCCGCCAGACCTCTCCAGGCTGCTCCTCTCGCCGATGCCCGGGCTGCTGGTCGAGGTCGCCGCAACCCCCGGCCGAGCCGTGCGCGCGGGAGAGACCCTGGCGGTCGTCGAGGCGATGAAAATGCAGAACGTCCTGAAGGCCGACCACGACGCCGTCGTCGCCGAGGTCTTCGCCAGCCCCGGCGACAACCTCGCCGTCGATCAGCCGATCCTCCGTTTCGAGTGA
- a CDS encoding acyl-CoA carboxylase subunit beta gives MHEIVRQLDEKRAAARMGGGERRIAAQHAKGKLTARERLELLLDPDSFEEWDMFKGHRCTDFGMDASVIPGDGVVTGYGTINGRLVFVFSQDFTVFGGSLSETHAEKICKIMDQAVNVGAPVIGLNDSGGARIQEGVASLGGYADVFLRNATASGVVPQISLVMGPCAGGAVYSPAMTDFIFMVEDSSYMFVTGPDVVKTVTHETVTAEELGGAVTHTTKSGVADLAFENDVEALMMTRRLFTFIPSNNRESPPVVPTEDPLDRVEASLDSLVPEDPNRPYDVRELIHKVVDEWDFFELMPDHAKNIVIGFGRIGGRSVGFVANQPLVLAGCLDIKSSIKAARFVRFCDAFTIPVVTFVDVPGFMPGTAQEYGGIIKHGAKLLYAYAECTSPKVTVITRKAYGGAYDVMSSKHLRGDVNFAWPSAEIAVMGPKGAVEIIFRDEKGDPERIDAREREYREKFANPFIAGHRGFIDDVIMPRETRRRVARSLEMLRNKRVERPWRKHGNIPL, from the coding sequence ATGCACGAGATCGTCCGCCAGCTCGACGAGAAGCGCGCCGCGGCCCGGATGGGTGGGGGTGAGCGACGGATCGCGGCCCAGCACGCCAAGGGCAAGCTCACGGCCCGAGAGCGACTGGAACTGCTGCTCGATCCCGACTCGTTCGAAGAGTGGGATATGTTCAAGGGTCACCGCTGCACCGATTTCGGCATGGACGCGAGCGTTATCCCCGGCGACGGCGTAGTGACCGGCTACGGGACGATCAATGGTCGGCTCGTCTTCGTCTTCAGCCAGGATTTCACGGTCTTCGGCGGCTCGCTCTCCGAAACCCACGCCGAGAAGATCTGCAAGATCATGGACCAGGCGGTGAACGTGGGCGCCCCCGTCATCGGCCTCAACGATTCGGGCGGGGCGCGAATCCAGGAGGGGGTGGCCTCGCTGGGAGGCTATGCGGACGTTTTTCTGCGGAACGCCACCGCCTCGGGGGTCGTTCCCCAGATCTCGCTCGTGATGGGCCCCTGCGCGGGGGGAGCCGTGTACTCGCCCGCGATGACGGATTTCATCTTCATGGTGGAGGACTCGTCCTACATGTTCGTGACCGGGCCGGACGTCGTGAAGACGGTCACCCACGAGACGGTCACGGCCGAGGAGCTAGGGGGAGCGGTCACACACACGACCAAATCCGGCGTCGCGGACCTGGCGTTCGAGAACGACGTCGAAGCCCTCATGATGACCCGTCGGCTGTTCACGTTCATCCCCTCGAACAACCGCGAGAGCCCGCCCGTCGTCCCCACCGAAGACCCGTTGGATCGCGTCGAAGCGTCGCTCGACTCGCTCGTCCCCGAGGATCCGAACCGCCCGTACGACGTTCGTGAGTTGATCCACAAGGTCGTCGATGAATGGGATTTCTTCGAACTGATGCCCGATCATGCGAAGAACATCGTCATCGGCTTCGGGCGGATCGGCGGTCGCAGCGTCGGTTTCGTGGCGAACCAACCCCTGGTCCTGGCGGGTTGCCTGGACATCAAGAGTTCGATCAAGGCGGCGCGTTTCGTCCGTTTCTGCGACGCCTTCACGATCCCGGTGGTGACCTTCGTCGACGTCCCGGGTTTCATGCCGGGCACGGCGCAGGAGTACGGCGGAATCATCAAGCACGGGGCGAAGCTGCTCTACGCCTATGCCGAGTGTACGTCCCCCAAGGTCACCGTCATCACTCGCAAGGCGTACGGCGGCGCGTACGACGTCATGTCGTCGAAGCATCTGCGGGGCGACGTCAACTTCGCCTGGCCTTCGGCCGAGATCGCCGTCATGGGGCCGAAAGGCGCCGTCGAGATCATCTTTCGCGACGAGAAGGGGGACCCCGAACGGATCGACGCTCGCGAGCGCGAGTATCGAGAGAAATTCGCCAACCCGTTCATCGCCGGGCATCGCGGCTTCATCGACGACGTCATCATGCCTCGCGAGACCCGTCGGCGCGTCGCCCGCTCGCTGGAGATGCTCCGGAACAAGCGGGTCGAACGGCCCTGGCGCAAACACGGCAACATCCCCCTCTGA
- the meaB gene encoding methylmalonyl Co-A mutase-associated GTPase MeaB produces the protein MPSDPETAPHAAPASLPTTGPTAEERSTSKVTLNAVDQALVEGVLRRHPRSLAKAITLVESTRPDHRRRAAGVLDAILPHTGRSIRLGISGSPGAGKSTFIEALGLELIRRGHRLAVLAVDPSSTISGGSILGDKTRMEHLSVNPDAYIRPSPSGGSLGGVAAKTREAMLICEAAGFDVVVIETVGVGQSETTVAGMVDTFVLVQLPNAGDDLQAIKKGIVEIADVIIVNKADIDPDAAELARRQLAGALSLLRTPSPNWKPVVVSVSAAKHQGIDKFWVEIERRHAALSESGELEEKRRGQAVDWMWSLIDSGLRSRFRENARVQRDLDAVSRAVAEGGMTASAAAYRLLDYVEAAGA, from the coding sequence ATGCCGAGCGATCCCGAGACCGCCCCCCACGCGGCCCCCGCTTCCCTCCCCACGACCGGGCCCACGGCCGAGGAGCGATCGACGAGCAAGGTAACCCTCAACGCCGTCGATCAAGCGCTGGTGGAGGGGGTCCTCCGGCGTCACCCGAGATCGCTGGCCAAGGCGATCACGCTGGTGGAGTCCACCCGCCCCGACCATCGACGTCGTGCGGCGGGTGTCCTGGATGCAATCCTGCCGCATACCGGCCGATCGATTCGACTGGGGATCAGCGGTTCGCCGGGTGCGGGGAAATCGACGTTCATCGAGGCCCTCGGCCTGGAACTGATCCGCCGGGGCCATCGACTGGCCGTCCTCGCCGTGGACCCGTCCAGCACGATCTCAGGTGGTTCGATTCTGGGTGATAAAACACGAATGGAACACCTCTCGGTCAACCCCGACGCCTACATCAGGCCATCGCCCTCCGGAGGTTCGCTCGGCGGCGTCGCGGCCAAGACTCGCGAGGCCATGTTGATCTGCGAGGCGGCCGGCTTCGACGTGGTCGTGATCGAGACCGTCGGGGTCGGCCAATCGGAAACGACGGTCGCCGGCATGGTCGACACGTTCGTCCTGGTCCAGCTCCCAAACGCCGGGGACGACCTCCAGGCCATCAAGAAGGGGATCGTCGAGATCGCCGACGTCATCATCGTCAACAAGGCCGACATCGACCCCGATGCCGCCGAGCTCGCGCGCAGGCAGCTCGCCGGAGCGCTTTCTCTGCTTCGGACGCCTTCTCCCAACTGGAAACCCGTCGTGGTTTCCGTCAGCGCCGCAAAGCACCAGGGCATCGACAAATTCTGGGTAGAGATTGAACGACGGCATGCGGCCCTCTCCGAGTCAGGCGAACTGGAAGAGAAACGGCGAGGACAGGCTGTCGATTGGATGTGGAGCCTGATCGATTCGGGCCTCCGTTCACGGTTCCGTGAAAATGCGAGGGTCCAGCGCGACCTCGACGCCGTGAGCCGAGCGGTCGCTGAGGGGGGTATGACGGCCTCCGCGGCCGCCTATCGCCTGCTCGATTACGTGGAAGCCGCCGGGGCGTAA
- the scpA gene encoding methylmalonyl-CoA mutase, which yields MSESLPNSSNLGGWAKAAAKFAPENKVENLDWKTPEGLDVKPLYTRGDVEDLPYTDTLPGFEPFVRGPQATMYAVRPWTIRQYAGFSTAEESNAFYKRALAAGGQGVSVAFDLATHRGYDSDHPRVQGDVGKAGVAIDSVEDMKLLFDGIPLDKVSVSMTMNGAVLPILAGYIVAAEEQGVPLDKLSGTIQNDILKEFMVRNTYIYPPEPSMRIVGDIIEYTAHKMPKFNSISISGYHMQEAGATQALELALTLADGKEYVQTALAKGLDVDEFAGRLSFFFAVGMNFYLEVAKLRAARLLWWKIMKGFGPKKPKSMMLRTHCQTSGWSLTEQDPYNNIVRTTIEAMAAVFGGTQSLHTNSFDEAIALPTDFSARIARNTQIIIQEESHICNVVDPWAGSYMMEKLTQELADKAWTIIEEVEKLGGMTRAVESGWAKLKIEECAAEKQARIDSGRDVIVGVNKYRLEKEDPVEIREIDNSAVRDSQIARLKSVRDSRDSAAVQKALDALAEVAEKRQGNLLEAAVDAIRLRATVGEVSDALEKVWGRFRANNQVISGVYGSAFGKDLDWDDLKADVDKFAVEEGRRPRVMIAKLGQDGHDRGAKVVATALADLGFDIDIGPLFQTPEEAARQAVENDCHALGVSTLAAGHKTLVPELVKALKGLGADDVCVFVGGVIPVQDYEFLNQAGAVGIFGPGTPIPACARQILAAIRRTHASA from the coding sequence ATGAGCGAGTCACTTCCGAACTCCTCGAATCTTGGCGGCTGGGCGAAGGCCGCCGCGAAATTCGCGCCTGAGAACAAGGTTGAGAATCTCGACTGGAAGACCCCGGAGGGCCTCGACGTCAAGCCCCTGTACACCCGAGGCGACGTAGAGGACCTTCCCTACACCGACACCCTCCCCGGGTTCGAGCCGTTCGTCCGCGGACCCCAGGCGACGATGTACGCCGTCCGCCCCTGGACGATCCGACAGTACGCCGGATTCTCCACCGCCGAGGAGTCGAACGCGTTCTACAAGCGGGCGCTCGCCGCAGGAGGCCAGGGGGTCTCCGTGGCCTTCGACCTGGCCACCCACCGGGGTTACGACTCCGACCACCCGCGTGTCCAGGGAGACGTCGGCAAGGCCGGGGTGGCGATCGACTCGGTGGAGGACATGAAGCTCCTCTTCGACGGCATCCCGCTCGACAAGGTCTCGGTATCCATGACGATGAACGGCGCCGTTCTGCCGATCCTGGCCGGCTACATCGTGGCGGCCGAGGAGCAGGGCGTCCCGCTCGACAAGCTCTCCGGGACCATCCAGAACGACATCCTCAAGGAGTTCATGGTCCGGAACACATACATCTATCCTCCCGAGCCCTCGATGCGCATCGTCGGCGACATCATCGAGTATACGGCTCACAAGATGCCGAAGTTCAACTCGATCTCGATCTCGGGCTATCATATGCAGGAGGCCGGCGCTACGCAGGCGCTCGAGCTCGCGCTGACGCTCGCCGACGGCAAAGAGTACGTCCAGACGGCCTTGGCGAAGGGCCTGGACGTCGACGAATTCGCCGGCCGACTGAGCTTCTTCTTCGCGGTGGGGATGAACTTCTACCTGGAGGTCGCCAAGCTCCGCGCCGCTCGGCTTCTCTGGTGGAAGATCATGAAGGGCTTCGGCCCCAAGAAGCCCAAATCGATGATGCTCCGCACGCACTGCCAGACTTCGGGCTGGTCGCTCACCGAGCAGGACCCGTACAACAATATTGTTCGGACCACGATCGAAGCCATGGCGGCCGTCTTTGGCGGCACCCAGTCGCTGCACACGAACTCGTTCGACGAGGCGATCGCGCTGCCCACCGACTTCTCGGCGCGGATCGCGCGTAACACGCAAATCATCATCCAGGAAGAGTCGCACATCTGTAACGTCGTCGATCCCTGGGCCGGCTCTTACATGATGGAGAAGCTCACTCAAGAGCTTGCCGACAAGGCCTGGACGATCATCGAGGAGGTCGAGAAGCTGGGCGGCATGACTCGGGCCGTGGAGTCCGGCTGGGCCAAGCTTAAAATCGAGGAATGCGCCGCCGAGAAGCAGGCTCGGATCGACTCGGGCCGCGACGTCATCGTGGGCGTCAACAAGTACCGGCTCGAGAAGGAGGATCCTGTCGAAATCCGGGAGATCGACAACTCGGCCGTCCGGGATTCGCAGATCGCGCGCTTGAAGTCCGTCCGCGACTCTCGCGATTCGGCGGCGGTCCAGAAGGCGCTGGATGCGCTGGCGGAGGTGGCCGAGAAGCGTCAAGGGAACCTCCTCGAAGCGGCCGTCGATGCGATCCGCCTACGAGCGACCGTCGGCGAGGTCTCGGACGCCCTGGAGAAAGTCTGGGGTCGCTTCCGGGCGAACAATCAGGTGATCTCGGGCGTCTACGGCTCGGCCTTCGGCAAGGATCTGGACTGGGACGACCTGAAGGCCGATGTCGACAAGTTCGCCGTCGAGGAGGGCCGTCGGCCGCGGGTCATGATCGCCAAGCTCGGGCAAGACGGGCACGACCGCGGCGCCAAGGTCGTCGCCACGGCTCTAGCCGATCTAGGCTTCGACATCGACATCGGCCCGCTCTTCCAGACGCCCGAGGAAGCCGCCCGGCAGGCCGTCGAGAACGACTGCCACGCGCTCGGCGTCTCGACGCTCGCCGCCGGACACAAGACGCTCGTCCCCGAGCTGGTCAAGGCCCTCAAGGGGCTTGGAGCCGATGACGTCTGCGTCTTCGTCGGCGGCGTCATCCCCGTGCAGGACTACGAGTTCCTGAATCAGGCTGGCGCGGTGGGGATTTTCGGGCCGGGGACGCCGATCCCGGCCTGCGCCCGTCAGATCCTCGCTGCGATCCGTCGGACCCACGCCTCCGCGTGA
- a CDS encoding SDR family NAD(P)-dependent oxidoreductase → MIIKGKSAVITGAGSGIGQAVAMELADRGVGAVGLVDSSESVINVARAINDRMERPVAEAIIGDVTDSAFRSRAFDLICSKYGVPSICIPAAGVSLDQPAVQMDEQTGRAVIYPLDKFREVAEINLIAPAAWALETIARIAEDRHGRGLKGWNPDEGIQGTIIFLGAVSSHGNTGQLAYTAAKSGLEGVASTLAKEAINFGVRCAVIHPGYTDTPMTRALGEEYIQKNILPYTQLRRLIAPSEIADAIYFLICNSAVSGQLWADAGWHPQS, encoded by the coding sequence ATGATCATCAAGGGTAAATCGGCCGTCATCACCGGTGCCGGCAGCGGCATCGGACAGGCCGTGGCCATGGAGCTGGCCGACCGCGGCGTCGGCGCCGTCGGCCTTGTCGACAGCAGCGAGAGCGTCATCAACGTGGCGCGCGCGATCAATGATCGTATGGAGCGGCCGGTGGCCGAGGCGATCATCGGCGACGTGACCGACTCTGCATTCCGCTCCCGAGCTTTCGACCTCATCTGCAGCAAGTACGGCGTGCCGAGCATCTGCATTCCCGCCGCCGGCGTCAGTCTGGACCAGCCGGCCGTCCAGATGGACGAACAGACCGGCCGGGCTGTGATCTATCCGCTGGACAAGTTCCGCGAGGTCGCCGAGATCAACCTGATCGCCCCCGCCGCCTGGGCCCTGGAGACCATCGCCCGGATCGCCGAGGATCGCCATGGTCGGGGCCTCAAGGGCTGGAATCCCGATGAAGGGATCCAGGGGACCATCATTTTCCTGGGGGCGGTGTCGTCCCACGGGAATACCGGGCAACTCGCCTATACCGCCGCCAAGTCAGGCCTCGAAGGCGTGGCCTCGACGCTCGCCAAGGAAGCCATCAACTTCGGCGTCCGCTGCGCGGTCATCCACCCTGGCTATACGGACACGCCGATGACCCGGGCCCTGGGCGAGGAGTACATCCAGAAGAATATTCTGCCGTACACCCAGCTCCGACGTCTCATCGCCCCGTCCGAGATCGCCGATGCGATCTACTTCCTGATTTGCAACTCGGCCGTCAGCGGCCAGCTCTGGGCCGACGCCGGCTGGCACCCCCAGTCCTGA